One window of the Marinilactibacillus sp. Marseille-P9653 genome contains the following:
- the dnaE gene encoding DNA polymerase III subunit alpha has translation MPTKLHVTSTYSLLKSTTTIDQLILKAKERGYTAIALTDHNVLYGAVEFYEKATKAGLKPILGLKLDIESVHSPENTYPILLLAKNEEGYKRLIQLSTKVMTEETSVALDDLAMSTDSLIAISPGITGEIEALLLQEDIHLAQKVLETYKKYFNRFFLGYSLHESLDPIRSGLEALSENYQVPLVAADEVNYIEKDDAFATDVLKTIGANETIDLDKELDNDQYLVSADELIERYQRVGLEHFLDKADEIANSTHLKLTLNQPVLPKFPIPENKETDPYLYELCEKALNQKVKTVTPVYTERLEKELGIISKMGFSDYFLIVWDLMKYAHSQNIVTGSGRGSAVGSLVSYVLNITDVDPIAYGLLFERFLNEERYSMPDIDLDFPDNKREQILLYVNQKYGNQHVAQIATFGTFAAKMALRDSGRVFGLSTQELKKWSDAIPGSLGMTLTKAMKESSKLKNLVNESEQNLLIYDTATKLEGLPRHVSTHAAGVVISDTPLTDSVPLQNGNSDLSLTQFAMADVEKVGLLKMDFLGLKNLTILSDCIQFARQQSKDISKLSDIPLNDPETLKLFEKGDTNGIFQFESPGIKRVLRKLGPTDIEDVVAVNALYRPGPMEQIDTFISRKKGLEPISYPHNDLESILDVTYGIMVYQEQVMKVASKLAGYSLAEADMLRRAISKKIKTQIDSGRRQFIQGALNKGYTEETAAQVYHYIEQFANYGFNRSHAVAYSMVAYQLAYFKTHYPAAFFAALMKASSNNKTKLQEYVLEARKRKVELNGPDINRSQYSFSLHENTIQFGLDIIKGLRRDLIYSIYKNRKDQGAYKDLTDFTSRLDQKWRKENYIKPLVYSGAFDGLSYNRGTMIRALEGVIESVRMSDGNLELFASLAPRIEVTEDIDSETKLEQEFEVTGFYFSEHPSEKYNKIRESQNIDYIADAKMNKNMKFIGTIKAVKTIQTKRGEPMSFVEIADQTASCSLTLFPEQHRKYIKSLKKDVAILVEGKVEGDSDRYKILVRRVELADTLTLEQPQKTLFLKIDSLEQNQSLFQQVQSILREYIGTTPVLVYDSNTGKKHLLKSSYSTNGSEELIKMLSEILGSENVILR, from the coding sequence GTGCCTACAAAATTGCATGTAACAAGTACGTACTCTTTACTAAAGAGTACGACCACAATAGATCAGCTGATCCTAAAAGCTAAAGAGCGAGGATACACAGCTATTGCGCTCACCGACCACAATGTGCTTTACGGAGCAGTGGAATTCTATGAGAAAGCTACAAAAGCTGGATTAAAACCAATACTAGGCTTGAAACTGGATATCGAATCGGTGCATTCACCCGAGAATACTTATCCTATTCTTTTGCTTGCTAAAAATGAAGAAGGTTACAAACGATTGATCCAGTTATCAACCAAAGTCATGACAGAAGAGACTTCAGTAGCGCTCGATGATCTGGCGATGTCGACGGATAGCCTTATTGCCATATCGCCAGGAATAACAGGTGAGATCGAAGCTTTACTATTACAAGAGGACATACATTTAGCGCAAAAAGTATTAGAGACGTACAAAAAGTACTTTAACCGGTTCTTTCTCGGCTACTCTCTACACGAATCATTAGATCCAATTAGAAGTGGGCTTGAAGCATTATCAGAAAATTATCAGGTTCCACTCGTAGCAGCTGACGAAGTCAATTACATTGAAAAAGATGATGCGTTTGCTACAGACGTTCTTAAAACAATTGGGGCCAATGAAACGATTGATCTCGATAAAGAATTGGACAATGATCAATACCTGGTCTCAGCAGATGAACTCATCGAACGATATCAGCGAGTTGGATTAGAACACTTCCTTGATAAAGCGGACGAAATAGCAAATAGTACTCATTTAAAGTTAACCTTAAATCAACCAGTACTTCCAAAGTTTCCAATTCCAGAAAACAAAGAGACAGATCCGTACCTTTATGAACTGTGTGAAAAAGCGCTCAATCAGAAAGTAAAGACCGTAACACCAGTTTACACAGAAAGACTGGAAAAAGAATTGGGAATCATCTCGAAAATGGGCTTTTCAGATTACTTTTTAATTGTCTGGGATTTGATGAAATATGCTCACAGCCAAAATATCGTAACAGGTTCAGGAAGAGGTTCTGCTGTTGGTTCACTAGTCTCTTATGTTCTTAATATCACAGACGTTGACCCAATAGCCTACGGTTTACTATTTGAGCGGTTCTTGAATGAAGAGAGATACTCTATGCCAGATATCGATCTGGATTTTCCAGACAATAAACGAGAGCAGATTCTTCTATATGTAAATCAAAAATACGGGAATCAGCACGTAGCTCAAATTGCAACATTCGGGACTTTTGCTGCTAAAATGGCCTTGCGTGATTCTGGAAGGGTATTTGGGTTGAGTACTCAGGAATTAAAAAAATGGTCAGACGCTATACCAGGTAGCTTAGGCATGACACTAACAAAAGCAATGAAAGAATCCTCAAAGTTAAAAAACCTAGTAAATGAGTCAGAACAGAACCTTCTAATTTATGATACGGCAACAAAATTAGAAGGTTTGCCGCGGCATGTATCTACGCATGCGGCGGGAGTCGTCATTTCAGATACGCCCCTTACGGATTCTGTACCGCTGCAAAACGGGAATAGCGATCTTTCTCTGACTCAATTCGCTATGGCAGATGTTGAAAAAGTAGGTTTACTGAAAATGGATTTTTTAGGGCTGAAAAATCTAACCATCTTATCGGATTGTATACAGTTTGCAAGACAGCAATCTAAAGACATTAGTAAACTTTCAGATATTCCACTGAACGATCCTGAGACACTCAAGCTTTTCGAAAAAGGAGATACAAATGGTATTTTCCAGTTTGAATCTCCAGGAATCAAAAGAGTCTTGCGCAAACTTGGACCAACGGATATAGAGGACGTTGTAGCTGTTAATGCTCTGTACAGGCCGGGTCCTATGGAACAGATAGATACATTTATATCTAGAAAAAAGGGATTAGAGCCAATCAGCTATCCTCATAATGATTTAGAAAGTATTTTGGATGTCACCTATGGCATTATGGTCTACCAAGAGCAAGTCATGAAAGTCGCTTCTAAATTAGCAGGGTATTCACTTGCGGAAGCGGACATGTTAAGAAGAGCTATTTCAAAGAAAATAAAGACTCAAATCGATTCTGGTCGTAGGCAGTTTATTCAAGGAGCGCTCAATAAAGGATATACTGAAGAAACAGCGGCGCAAGTTTATCATTACATTGAACAATTTGCTAATTACGGATTCAACCGATCGCACGCGGTTGCCTATTCAATGGTAGCTTATCAATTAGCCTATTTTAAAACACATTATCCGGCTGCTTTTTTTGCGGCACTGATGAAAGCTTCTTCCAATAACAAAACGAAACTTCAAGAATATGTCTTGGAAGCTCGTAAACGCAAAGTGGAATTAAATGGTCCGGACATCAACAGGAGTCAATATTCTTTTTCTTTGCACGAAAATACGATTCAATTTGGTTTGGATATTATTAAAGGTCTTCGAAGGGATTTAATTTATTCTATCTATAAAAACAGAAAAGACCAGGGAGCCTACAAGGATCTGACAGATTTCACGAGCCGTCTAGACCAGAAATGGCGAAAAGAAAATTATATCAAACCACTTGTTTACTCTGGGGCATTTGATGGATTAAGCTACAATCGTGGAACAATGATCCGAGCGTTAGAAGGCGTAATTGAAAGTGTCCGTATGAGTGACGGGAATCTTGAATTGTTTGCTTCTTTAGCTCCAAGAATTGAAGTAACAGAAGACATTGATTCTGAAACGAAGTTGGAACAAGAATTTGAAGTGACCGGGTTTTATTTCTCGGAGCATCCAAGTGAGAAATACAATAAAATCAGAGAGTCTCAAAATATTGATTATATTGCGGATGCTAAAATGAATAAAAATATGAAGTTTATTGGTACAATTAAAGCGGTTAAAACGATTCAGACTAAACGAGGAGAACCGATGTCATTCGTTGAAATAGCTGATCAAACAGCATCGTGCTCGCTGACTTTATTTCCTGAACAACATAGGAAATATATCAAGTCTTTGAAAAAAGATGTCGCTATTTTGGTAGAAGGCAAAGTAGAGGGAGACAGTGACCGCTATAAAATTCTAGTTAGAAGAGTCGAATTGGCTGATACGTTAACATTGGAACAACCTCAGAAGACACTCTTTTTGAAAATTGATTCTCTTGAACAAAATCAATCACTTTTTCAACAAGTTCAGTCTATATTGAGAGAATATATCGGGACAACTCCAGTACTTGTATACGACTCAAACACTGGGAAGAAACACCTATTAAAAAGTTCCTATTCTACGAATGGATCTGAGGAACTGATTAAGATGCTGAGTGAAATATTAGGATCAGAGAATGTCATTCTTCGTTAA
- a CDS encoding dienelactone hydrolase family protein translates to MFQIIQKTINEIPILEVVKEDLINEEIPTVIFYHGWTSHKESVLVQGYELAKRGIRAILPEAYMHGERVQATDNPQDHTVFWRVVSQNLKEVSDIRNDYLSKGLSDPEKFGISGLSMGGITTSAMLTQFDWIHSAAILMGNPSPIEFSKWLLTSKWYDGYESVDGLINDEMKRQLDTISLKEQPQKLAGKPVYFWHGTKDELVPFEQTEVFIEMIKDEPYAENISFSIGSGHGHKVPYEIAVEMAKFFAKSFGL, encoded by the coding sequence ATGTTTCAGATCATTCAAAAAACAATCAATGAAATACCGATACTTGAAGTAGTGAAAGAAGACCTCATAAATGAAGAAATTCCGACGGTTATTTTCTATCATGGATGGACGAGTCACAAAGAATCTGTTCTTGTGCAGGGCTATGAGTTAGCTAAAAGAGGGATTAGAGCAATTTTACCTGAAGCTTATATGCATGGAGAAAGAGTACAGGCTACGGATAACCCCCAAGATCATACGGTGTTTTGGAGAGTCGTTTCGCAGAATTTAAAAGAAGTTTCAGACATACGAAACGACTATCTCTCAAAAGGCTTATCTGATCCAGAAAAATTTGGCATCAGTGGATTATCAATGGGCGGGATTACCACCAGTGCCATGTTAACGCAATTTGACTGGATTCACTCAGCAGCAATTTTAATGGGAAATCCTTCGCCGATTGAATTTTCAAAATGGTTACTGACATCAAAATGGTACGATGGTTATGAAAGTGTCGACGGACTCATCAACGATGAAATGAAAAGACAACTGGATACAATCTCGCTGAAAGAACAGCCCCAAAAATTAGCAGGTAAACCTGTGTACTTCTGGCATGGTACGAAAGATGAGCTTGTTCCATTTGAGCAAACAGAAGTATTTATTGAGATGATCAAAGATGAGCCATATGCAGAAAACATTTCATTCTCAATCGGTTCAGGTCATGGTCATAAAGTACCATATGAAATTGCTGTAGAAATGGCAAAGTTTTTTGCTAAAAGTTTCGGTTTATAA
- a CDS encoding ATP-dependent Clp protease ATP-binding subunit, whose amino-acid sequence MAEYTTVMQESISEAQNIAKVRRHQFIETAHLFRIFLQPDHLAYKLYEQCEVNMSALIEQIENQLDKIPIVEGASIEYGTQLSSELFALLQKAEKIAEEFGDHFIAVDVVMVSLMSQNHPLRFYLENVGLSEKLLKDKVVEWRGGETVQSASQESSYQALETYSVDMIKQVKEGNQDPIIGRDDEIRDVIRILSRKTKNNPILIGEPGVGKTAIIEGLAQRIVRNDVPENIKNKKIFSLDMGALIAGAKYRGEFEERLKAVLKEVKKSDGTIILFIDEIHTIVGAGKTEGSMDAGNLLKPMLARGELHCIGATTINEYKTYMEKDKALERRFQKVLVNEPSSEEAISILRGLKERFEIHHGVNIQDNALVAAVQLSSRYMTERFLPDKAIDLVDEACASIRVEMNSMPTELDQLTRRKMQLEIEEQALKEETDDKSQSRLEIIQKELASLREEVENLTLKWNKEKISMQDIQDKKSEIDQEKRRLEDAESEYNLEEAARLRHGVIPSLEKELLELEEIQQSNEASENRLVQETVTEDEMAEVVARITGIPVNKLVQTERDKLLNLNTAMKTQVIGQDKAVDVVTDAIMRARAGIQDPNRPLGSFLFLGPTGVGKTELARTLAMNLFDSKDQMIRLDMSEYMEKHSVSRLIGSPPGYIGYDEGGQLTEAVRNHPYTIVLLDEIEKAHPDVFNILLQVLDEGRLTDSKGQLIDFKNTVLILTSNIGSDLLLEETSEEGIIDEATESTVRKKLFESFRPEFLNRLDDIVLFSPITKRDMVKIVEKLVLNLEERLFTRGYHLELTDKAKEWIAEESYNPAFGARPIKRYLTNEIETPIAKMIIADEIKTDAVITVDEKDHQLVFKTK is encoded by the coding sequence ATGGCTGAATATACAACGGTCATGCAGGAATCCATTTCAGAAGCTCAAAATATTGCTAAAGTGAGACGTCACCAGTTTATTGAAACGGCACATCTCTTTAGAATTTTTCTGCAGCCAGATCATCTAGCGTATAAGTTATACGAACAATGTGAAGTGAATATGAGTGCTCTGATTGAACAAATCGAAAATCAACTGGATAAGATCCCAATCGTAGAGGGAGCTTCAATTGAATATGGTACTCAACTATCCTCTGAATTATTTGCGCTTCTTCAAAAAGCAGAAAAAATAGCAGAAGAATTCGGAGATCATTTTATTGCAGTCGATGTTGTGATGGTTTCACTGATGTCTCAAAATCATCCTCTGCGTTTTTATTTAGAGAACGTTGGATTATCAGAAAAATTGTTGAAAGATAAAGTTGTAGAATGGAGAGGTGGAGAAACTGTGCAGAGTGCATCACAGGAATCTTCTTATCAAGCATTAGAAACGTATTCTGTAGATATGATTAAACAAGTCAAGGAAGGCAATCAAGATCCTATTATCGGTAGAGATGATGAGATTAGAGATGTCATCAGAATTTTATCCAGAAAGACCAAGAATAATCCTATACTAATAGGAGAACCAGGTGTTGGTAAAACAGCCATTATTGAAGGTCTAGCTCAAAGAATCGTGAGAAATGACGTTCCAGAAAATATTAAGAACAAAAAGATTTTCTCACTAGATATGGGCGCTTTGATAGCTGGAGCTAAATACCGTGGAGAATTTGAAGAAAGACTGAAAGCTGTTTTAAAAGAAGTAAAAAAGAGTGATGGTACCATTATCTTATTTATCGATGAAATTCATACAATTGTGGGGGCTGGTAAAACTGAAGGTAGCATGGATGCGGGGAATTTACTGAAGCCGATGCTAGCTAGAGGGGAATTGCACTGTATTGGAGCAACAACGATCAATGAATATAAAACCTATATGGAAAAAGACAAAGCGCTAGAAAGAAGATTCCAAAAAGTTTTGGTTAATGAACCTTCAAGTGAAGAAGCAATCAGTATTCTTAGGGGATTAAAAGAACGGTTTGAAATCCACCACGGGGTGAACATTCAAGATAATGCCCTAGTCGCGGCGGTTCAGTTATCAAGTCGTTATATGACGGAGCGTTTCCTTCCAGACAAAGCCATTGACCTGGTCGATGAAGCGTGTGCGAGTATCCGAGTTGAGATGAATTCTATGCCAACAGAACTGGATCAATTGACTAGAAGAAAAATGCAACTTGAAATAGAAGAGCAAGCATTGAAAGAAGAAACAGATGATAAGAGTCAGTCAAGACTAGAAATCATCCAAAAAGAATTAGCTTCTTTAAGAGAAGAAGTGGAAAATCTTACATTGAAATGGAACAAAGAAAAAATTTCAATGCAAGATATACAAGACAAGAAATCAGAAATCGATCAAGAAAAACGAAGACTTGAAGATGCTGAATCTGAATATAACCTAGAAGAAGCAGCTAGATTAAGACACGGTGTAATTCCTTCACTTGAAAAAGAATTGCTGGAACTAGAAGAAATTCAGCAATCAAATGAGGCTTCAGAAAATAGACTGGTACAAGAAACAGTTACAGAAGACGAGATGGCTGAGGTTGTAGCCAGAATAACAGGCATTCCTGTAAATAAACTGGTACAAACCGAAAGAGATAAACTTCTAAATCTGAACACTGCAATGAAAACTCAAGTAATCGGCCAGGACAAAGCAGTAGATGTTGTAACAGATGCGATTATGAGAGCAAGAGCAGGAATACAAGATCCAAATCGACCACTAGGCTCTTTTCTTTTTCTAGGACCCACTGGTGTTGGTAAAACAGAATTGGCTAGAACCTTAGCGATGAATTTATTTGATTCCAAAGATCAGATGATTAGATTAGACATGAGTGAATACATGGAGAAACACAGCGTCTCTAGATTAATAGGTTCACCGCCAGGATATATAGGGTACGATGAAGGTGGACAACTGACGGAAGCAGTCAGAAATCATCCTTACACTATAGTGTTGCTAGATGAAATTGAAAAGGCACATCCAGATGTTTTTAACATTTTACTTCAAGTTCTTGATGAAGGCAGACTAACGGATTCTAAAGGACAGTTGATTGATTTCAAGAATACAGTTTTAATCTTAACAAGCAACATTGGTTCCGATCTTTTGCTTGAAGAAACGTCTGAAGAAGGAATCATTGACGAAGCTACTGAGTCTACAGTCAGAAAAAAGTTATTTGAGTCATTTAGACCCGAGTTTTTAAATCGACTGGATGATATTGTGTTATTCTCACCAATTACGAAACGAGACATGGTAAAAATCGTAGAAAAATTAGTCTTAAATTTGGAAGAGAGACTTTTTACTAGAGGTTACCATCTAGAATTAACGGATAAAGCAAAAGAATGGATAGCTGAGGAATCCTACAATCCTGCATTTGGTGCACGACCGATTAAGCGTTACTTGACCAATGAAATTGAAACCCCTATAGCGAAAATGATTATTGCTGATGAGATTAAAACAGATGCAGTCATTACTGTAGATGAAAAAGATCATCAGCTTGTCTTCAAAACAAAGTGA
- the pfkA gene encoding 6-phosphofructokinase has protein sequence MKRIGVLTSGGDSPGMNAAVRAVVRKALYEGMEVYGINYGYAGLVAGDIRKLTRRDVGDIIQRGGTFLYSARYPQFATEEGQLKGIEQLNRFGIEGLVVIGGDGSYRGAYALTKHGYPCIGLPGTIDNDIPGTDYTIGFDTTINTVLDALDRIRDTATSHVRTFVIEVMGRDAGDIALWAGIASGAEQIIIPEMGFDLTAVADNIREGREKGKKHTIIVLAEGVMDGKEFAEKLDAIDNFHVRVTVLGHVQRGGSPTARDRVLASRFGASAVEYLKEDRGGLALGLINEQIVAHDIVDTLDNMKHKPNLELYKLNEEIST, from the coding sequence ATGAAGCGTATTGGAGTTTTAACAAGTGGAGGAGATTCTCCAGGCATGAACGCTGCTGTTCGTGCAGTAGTAAGAAAAGCTCTATATGAAGGTATGGAGGTTTACGGAATCAATTATGGTTACGCTGGTCTTGTAGCGGGAGATATACGTAAGTTGACTCGTCGAGACGTAGGAGATATTATCCAACGTGGCGGAACGTTCTTGTACTCTGCTAGATATCCACAATTCGCTACTGAAGAAGGACAACTTAAAGGAATTGAACAATTGAATCGCTTTGGTATCGAAGGATTAGTTGTTATCGGTGGAGATGGATCATACCGTGGTGCTTATGCATTAACAAAACATGGATATCCTTGTATTGGTTTGCCTGGTACAATCGATAACGATATACCTGGTACAGATTATACGATTGGTTTTGATACAACAATCAATACAGTACTAGATGCTTTGGATAGAATCAGAGACACAGCAACTTCTCACGTTAGAACTTTCGTTATTGAAGTAATGGGAAGAGATGCTGGAGATATTGCCTTATGGGCTGGTATTGCTAGTGGTGCTGAACAGATTATTATTCCTGAAATGGGATTTGATCTTACTGCCGTAGCGGATAACATTCGTGAAGGTAGAGAAAAAGGCAAGAAACATACAATCATCGTTTTAGCTGAAGGCGTAATGGATGGAAAAGAATTCGCAGAAAAATTAGATGCTATTGACAACTTCCATGTACGCGTAACAGTTTTAGGACACGTTCAACGTGGTGGTTCACCAACTGCTCGAGATCGTGTTCTTGCAAGTAGATTTGGTGCTAGTGCAGTAGAATATTTAAAAGAAGACCGCGGAGGATTAGCTCTTGGGTTAATCAATGAGCAAATCGTTGCACATGACATTGTGGATACTCTTGATAATATGAAGCACAAACCAAACCTAGAACTATACAAGCTCAACGAAGAAATCTCCACCTAA
- a CDS encoding metal-sulfur cluster assembly factor, whose protein sequence is MSEEKSVWSEEKLSDIKNQIMEAMEQVIDPELGIDIVNLGLIYEVNVFNGGYCEVKITLTTMGCPLADVITEDILNAMDSVPEITETDVKLVWYPAWDTTRMSRYARIALGIR, encoded by the coding sequence ATGTCAGAAGAAAAATCTGTATGGTCAGAAGAAAAACTGAGCGATATAAAAAATCAAATCATGGAAGCAATGGAACAAGTTATTGATCCGGAGCTAGGGATTGATATCGTGAATCTAGGATTAATTTATGAAGTTAATGTCTTTAATGGTGGATATTGTGAAGTCAAGATTACTTTAACGACTATGGGATGTCCTTTAGCGGATGTTATTACAGAAGATATTTTGAACGCAATGGATTCTGTACCTGAAATTACAGAAACAGACGTTAAACTAGTCTGGTATCCTGCGTGGGACACAACTCGAATGAGCCGTTACGCTCGAATTGCATTAGGTATACGATAA
- a CDS encoding Cof-type HAD-IIB family hydrolase: MNRKLIALDLDGTTLNDVQQITSETHSVLNKLRDQGHIVSIATGRPFRNSHYYYKQLEMTTPIVNFNGAWCHNPSDKDWDYGYHKSLSRDLAISMLSLKDDPEVQLIAAESRDGIYVHGDYVPYPDFFPDGVKVSKQLSSETLLIDPTSVGVFTNTQQNQSKIEERIIKHYGEAVEVRTWGGFAPCLEIVAAGVQKAMGVERIASYYNIDRKDILAFGDEENDYEMIQYAGHGVVMKNGNDKLKVVADDLTGKTNHDNGLADYLTNYFNL; this comes from the coding sequence ATGAACCGAAAATTGATTGCACTCGATCTAGACGGAACAACTTTAAATGATGTTCAACAGATCACATCAGAAACGCACAGTGTTTTAAATAAGCTAAGAGACCAAGGACATATCGTATCCATTGCGACTGGTCGACCTTTTAGAAATAGTCACTATTATTACAAACAATTAGAAATGACAACACCCATCGTAAACTTTAACGGCGCATGGTGTCACAATCCTTCAGATAAAGATTGGGATTATGGTTACCATAAATCACTTAGCAGAGATTTAGCGATTTCAATGTTATCATTGAAAGACGATCCAGAAGTTCAATTGATTGCTGCTGAATCTAGGGACGGTATTTATGTTCATGGAGACTACGTTCCTTATCCAGACTTTTTCCCGGATGGTGTGAAAGTTAGTAAGCAATTATCTTCTGAAACACTCCTGATTGATCCAACTTCAGTAGGCGTCTTCACAAATACACAGCAAAATCAGTCTAAAATTGAAGAACGCATTATCAAACATTACGGAGAGGCTGTTGAAGTCAGAACATGGGGAGGATTCGCTCCCTGTCTTGAAATCGTTGCAGCCGGTGTTCAAAAAGCAATGGGTGTTGAGCGTATTGCTTCTTATTACAATATCGACCGCAAAGATATTCTAGCGTTTGGTGATGAAGAAAATGATTATGAAATGATTCAGTATGCTGGACACGGTGTAGTCATGAAAAATGGTAACGATAAATTGAAAGTTGTCGCTGATGATCTTACTGGAAAAACGAATCACGATAACGGGTTAGCAGATTACTTGACCAACTATTTCAACCTATAA
- the pyk gene encoding pyruvate kinase: protein MKKTKIVCTIGPASESVETLSKLMEAGMNVARLNFSHGDHEEHLARIKNIREAAEKTNKLIAIMLDTKGPEIRTQNMVDGRIEILKGSTIRVSMTEVEGTTEKFSVTYEDLINDVNPGSNILLDDGLINLQVTDIDHENGEIVTTALNTGILKNKKGVNVPGVSVNLPGLTEKDKSDILFGLENDIDYIAASFVRRPSDVLEITDLLEKNDKTHVQIIPKIENQEGVDNLEEILKISDGLMVARGDLGVEIPAEEVPIVQKHMIRICNAAGKPVITATQMLDSMQANPRPTRAEASDVANAIFDGSDAIMLSGETAAGDYPVESVQTMYNIAIRTEAALLEQDAYALKAYDQSDMTEAIGQAVGHTARNLKINTIVAATESGHTARMISKFRPKADILAITFSEETARGLSLQWGVIPTLSEKPTSTDDMFNLATQTTMEKGYAKEGDLIIITAGVPVGERGTTNVMKIQLIGSKLVSGQGVGSESVIGKAIVASTADEANEKAVEGGILVVQNTDKDYLPAIEKSAAIVVEQGGLTSHAAVIGIAMGIPVVVSAENATGLIEQNELITVDARRGIIYRGATTAI from the coding sequence ATGAAGAAGACAAAAATCGTTTGTACTATTGGACCTGCAAGTGAATCAGTTGAAACACTATCGAAGTTAATGGAAGCTGGAATGAACGTTGCTCGTCTAAATTTTTCACACGGAGATCACGAAGAACATTTAGCTCGTATTAAAAACATTCGTGAAGCTGCTGAAAAAACAAACAAACTGATTGCGATCATGTTAGATACTAAAGGTCCAGAAATCAGAACTCAAAATATGGTAGACGGAAGAATCGAAATCCTTAAAGGAAGTACGATTCGCGTTTCTATGACTGAAGTAGAGGGTACTACAGAAAAGTTCTCAGTTACTTATGAAGACTTAATCAACGATGTAAATCCTGGTTCTAACATCTTACTAGATGATGGACTGATTAATCTACAAGTTACAGATATTGACCACGAAAACGGTGAAATCGTAACAACTGCATTAAATACTGGTATTCTTAAAAATAAAAAGGGTGTTAACGTACCTGGCGTTTCAGTAAACCTTCCTGGTTTAACTGAAAAAGATAAAAGTGATATCTTATTCGGATTAGAAAACGATATCGATTATATCGCTGCGTCATTTGTACGTCGTCCATCAGATGTTCTAGAAATCACTGATTTACTAGAAAAAAATGATAAAACGCATGTACAAATCATTCCAAAAATCGAAAACCAAGAAGGTGTCGATAACTTAGAAGAAATTCTTAAGATTTCTGACGGTTTAATGGTTGCTCGTGGTGATTTAGGTGTTGAAATTCCAGCTGAAGAAGTACCAATCGTGCAAAAACACATGATCCGTATTTGTAATGCTGCTGGTAAACCAGTTATCACTGCTACTCAAATGCTTGACTCAATGCAAGCTAACCCACGTCCTACACGTGCTGAAGCTTCAGATGTTGCGAATGCGATTTTTGATGGTTCAGATGCAATCATGCTTTCTGGTGAAACTGCTGCCGGAGATTATCCAGTAGAATCAGTACAAACAATGTACAACATTGCTATTCGTACTGAAGCTGCGTTACTTGAACAAGATGCTTATGCACTTAAAGCATATGATCAAAGTGATATGACTGAAGCAATTGGACAAGCTGTTGGACATACTGCACGTAACTTGAAAATCAATACAATTGTTGCAGCTACTGAATCTGGACATACAGCTCGTATGATTTCTAAATTCCGTCCTAAAGCAGACATCTTAGCAATTACTTTCTCTGAAGAAACTGCACGTGGATTATCTCTACAATGGGGTGTTATTCCAACACTTTCTGAAAAACCTACGTCAACTGACGATATGTTTAACTTGGCTACTCAAACAACTATGGAAAAAGGATACGCTAAAGAAGGCGATCTTATTATCATCACTGCTGGAGTGCCAGTTGGAGAACGTGGAACAACTAACGTTATGAAAATTCAATTAATTGGTTCTAAACTTGTAAGTGGACAAGGTGTTGGATCAGAATCAGTTATTGGTAAAGCAATCGTTGCTTCAACTGCAGACGAAGCTAATGAAAAAGCTGTTGAAGGCGGCATTTTAGTTGTTCAAAACACTGATAAAGACTATCTTCCAGCTATCGAAAAATCAGCAGCAATCGTTGTTGAACAAGGTGGATTAACTTCTCACGCTGCAGTTATTGGAATCGCAATGGGTATTCCTGTAGTTGTTTCAGCTGAGAATGCTACTGGATTGATCGAACAAAACGAATTAATCACAGTTGATGCTCGTCGTGGAATTATCTACCGTGGAGCAACTACTGCCATCTAA